GCAGGCTGGGGAAGGGGCGAGTCCCCAGAGTCATCCTGAATGGGCACAGTGATGAGGTTGCTGTGCTTGCGAGTAGTCAACGTGGCAATGCGGAACGTCTCCTGACCCAGTGGGGGGCGATGGAGACCAGAGGGGCCCAGTTCAGAGGAGGGGGTTGACGGCGAGGCGGGAGGGGGCTGGCCATAGGGATCGTGTCCCTGCAGCTGTGGCGGTATGAGGGGGTGTCCTTTGGCCAGGTGGGGCAGTGGTAGCCGACGGTGGTGGTCAGGTGGCTCTGAGGCCAGTTGTGGATGCAAGGGCTCTAGGCGTGGTAGGATGCCCCCTCCTGCAGCCTTGGCTGCCCTCATGTGTCGGTGGTTGACATGGGCCTGCAGGTCGCGCTGGGACAAGTAGGTGCGCTTGCAGCCCGGAACGATGCTGCACATGTAGAGGAGGCCCCGCAGGCACTGCTCGACCCGCTGGACCGGATCTGTGCAGCTGTATAGGGTGAGACTAATCTCAGGGGTTTAGTAAGGGAAGTGGAGCCAGCGACAACACACGCATTACATCAACACATGCTTTGAGAATTAACAGAGAGACTAGACTGTGCACTCACAATGTGAGGGAGATGGCTCACAACAGTTCATGACTAATTTAACTTGTACAGTATAATCGAAGGCAAAGGTTTGAGAGGCAATTTACCCTGGACACATCTTTTCCATCTTCTTCTCATGGAGCAGGGCACAATCATAGCAAAATACATGCTTGCAGGGAATCTGTGGAAGAGGAACAATGTTAGCACACATGAGCGCCAAGTGTCAAGCACAGGAGGCttgtgaggggaggacggctcatattcATGGCTGGAACAGAGTAGATGGATTGGCATcagacacatggaaaccatgtgtttaatgtatttgataccattccactgattccgctccagtcattaccacaagcctgtcctccccaattaaggtgccaccaacctactGTGGTGTCAAGGCataaaaatgaatgaataaagAGTGTGGATTATAGTTACTTGCAGAAATATTCCTAGTGAGGGAAGGAGGCATAAACTTACCATGCGTCCATAGAGCTTTATGGGAAGGCCACATATCTCACAGAAATGAACTGGCGTGTCGTCCTTTTCgccaactagattcagctgaaGAGACAAAACTAATATTTTCACATTTAGCTGTCTCTGAAAGAATACACACAATATGCAGCCTGCAACATCATGATAGTGTTATTTTGGGTCGCAACAAATTAGAGGAGTAACCGTGATTTAGAAGAAAAATAGAGAATGGACACTTACTTTGTAGTCCCAGAACAGGGGCTGAGGGAACCTCCTCTGGTTGCCTAACGCATCTCCAGACTTGCGCTCAAATCTATCTTCCTGCTTGAACCCAAAGCCCTCTAGAACATTAAGGAATACAATTGGCATGAATGGCAATTCTGGATGTGCTTCTCTCTCCTTCAAGCCACCATCATGCTTACCTTCATCATTAGACTGGGTTTTGGAGGGGAGTCTGCTTAAGGGTCTCTGTGAGTGGTTAACAGCCTTGCTTCTGACTGGCTGCTTGGATAGCAGCTTAATGGGGATCCGTCTGCGTACATCAGGACTCCCAAGAATGCCTGAACCATCAGTGCCTTGTAGATCAGTGtctaaaaataataatcatatgTTAATAGCCATAGCTAGTTCAATGTGCACATTTATCTTTTTCAACTTGTTGGCTGTAACTGTTAAAACTAATACTTGGGTCATAGATTATTATCCTCTAAGGTCTCTGCTTGGGCTAGTGTCAGTGGTCACAAAACATGCTTATATCCTGCCTGTCTAGTTTGCTAATTGTTTGCATGCTAACTTCAACAGGTTACTGTTGCATAGTGGTGTTACATGGGCTATTGGGATGCATTTTTTGTGGGATATGTATAGACCTTTACCTAACTACCAATATAAACTACAACAATATAATATGtatacagctagctagccaacgttggCCATAAGCATATAGCTACTATAGCTCGCTAGCCAACTGAAAATAATGCGAGCTAAGCAGTGCTAGCCCTCAAAGGCCTTGAGCCCAATACCGTTTCCTGTCTGTGTTTTCAGCTCTAGCTACCTACAGGAAACACTGCATAATAATAAAAGCCACTGCAACACAAAATGTATTATATGTACACCATACAAAATAGAACAAATGGATGTACACATAGAAACTCCTCACCATTTTGGTACATTATCAAATTATTGACGCATTGCAGTATGGGAACGGATTGTTCTTCTTCTTTACGGTATTGGCCGATCGCAACCAACTGAAAGGCGCATACAGCGCCCCcaactgtactggagtgtgaggccagtcgCAGCCTTCCTAGTCATCTACTGTAGTTCTCTTATCTGGCCGTGTGTTTCTGCCTACTGTTCCGGAGTGTGAATTCATTACACGATGTGACACAAAAAGGGAAAGGAAAAGGGACTGGGAAAAGGGAAGAAAAATTGCCCTAAACTgaacatttgtttatcccatgtgtaactctgtgttgttgttttttgtcgcactgctttgctttatcttggccaggtcgcagttgtaaatgagaacttgttctcaactggcctatctggttaaataaaggtgaaaaaaaagattAGAGCattgatcgaatccctgagctgacaaggtaaaaatatgtcgttctgcccctgaacaaggcatttaacccactgttcctcggtaggccgtcattgtaaataagaatttgttcttaactgacttgccttaaataaagaatacattttttttaaactacaccCTCACCACTATTCCATCTCATCCAACACCAGGccaactcttctgcagtaaaatctcatacacccaagtacttttctgcagctgccaccacatcaTCTATTTTTATGTGATATACGTTCCATTTCCGCGGTAAAGTTAATAACCATGGCTATGAATGCTAACTATTGGCCTTGGCTTATTCACAAGGAGCCTCTTAGGATCCCTCGCCCTGGACCCATCTccctctactactctcttcagtgcctcagcatacgacaccttctgtactactctgatcctggcaaTCTCAACCTGCCTTTTTTTAAACTGGACACTACGGATCTCCAGCACCATGTGTACCCCTACAGttacaaaagctgaagaacatatgcacatccaggtactttccgcaggtgctggagttgtaggcaaactcatcggaaacagaaaggaaaacgctgctcatgctcccaggtgatatttatttataacaatgtttcgacccttaggtcttcatcaggtaTCAATGGTATATGATGGAtacctgatgaagacctaagggtcgaaaTGTTGTcataaataaatatcacctgggagcatgagcagcagtgtgcggcGTTTTCCGTTCTGTTTACCcctacagttaacacacacatctTTTTCAACAGATACTACACATtactttgtctcatgccctcctgcacacttctcacatctaggaatctccttcctacacactgctgcaacatgatcataagcttggcacctaaaacaccTTAATGGGTTCGGGACAAAAGCTCTCACGGGATAAATGACATCCTAACCTGACTTTGTCGGGTAAAGACTGCATcaaaaccaggggttggaacccaaaaatattttccaatagttttgttctgaacagaaccatcatTTTTTTTGTTCCACTGTTCCCACCAGCGAAGTAAAATTCTGAAACGGTTCAAACCTCCAAAAAATAACGTTCCTTTCTGTTCCCTTTTAAACTTcagaaatatatactgtatatattttttacatttagctcgacattaaatTTCTTCACCAATGGATAGAGCAGTGGACCGTGCAAGCTATgtacatgcattggacagacaagtgtagtgtAGGGTGCGACATACGACTGAAATTTTGAAGGTGAGGATGGGCATGAAGCGCTGGGCATattgttgttatgacatgcattaccTGAATTAAGACCACAGAAtgatacctacggaggagcggcttccATGAAGGCACTTTGAATGTCTTTTGAACATCAGAGAGTTAGCCTAACtaactcaggagactgaaaatattcggcatgggtcctcagatcctcaaaagggtctacagctgcactatcgagagcatcctgatttcatagctgaaccacttacatatctgttcaatctaaccctggaatgtaatgaaattccgaaaatctggaaatcagcatttgtcctaccacttttaaaagggggagatccaactcttttaaataattataggccaatctcaaagctgtcaccactggtgaaaatacttgaaacccttgtgagtgaacagctaaaagagtttttatttactaactctattttatcaatgtaccaatcgggtttcaggaagaagcatagcacaattacagcagccatgaaggttttaaatgatatcactgaagcccttgacaaaaaacagcactgtctctcactttttattgatgtctctaaggcttttgatacagttgatcatgctatactaacggcagagattgtcgagtgtaggtctttcagagcatgcagttgcatggtttgctaactatctgtctgatagaactcagtgcgctcaatttgatgggcttatgtctgttaaattgtctgtctttaatggtgtgccccaaggctctgtacttggtcctcttttattcactatttatataaatgatttagacaaaaatgtccaaaatgcgcaacttcatttttatgctgatgatactgttatttactgttgtgcctcgtctcttacaaaagctttccagaacttgcaaactgctttttatactgttcaacataccttgtgtcaattgaagcttatcctcaatactgacaaaactaaactaatggtgttttctaaagcaagaaatagacctctgaacctttcacctattactacctgtcaggtcaaggagattgaggttgtaacctcatataaatatcttggaatttaaATTGATgatggcctctcttttaaattgcatattcaacaacttacaaaaaaattgaagctgaaattgggtttttattttaggaataaggcctgtttttcttttgaagccagaaggaggctagtatcagctacatttatgcctttactagactatggggatattttatatatgaatgcttccgctcagtgtttgagatcaatcgacaccctttaccatggcagatttattttaaactacaaaacccttacgcaccactgcactttgtataccagggttggctgatcttctctagtcactcgtaggctcgtCACTAGTAtaattgtatttataaagccattttgggtttactacctttttatttgggcatttttattgttcagaaatgtggtgggtactctctttgttcgctggactttatcctgctaactgttccaaatgtccgaactgaatttggtaaaagggcttttatgtactctgcggcatcgtcttggaacgccttacaaaatacttttaaactggaagaacttgtcctgattggtatttttaaatcactgatgaatgatcttgagactgattccctgacctgtcaatgtttttaatttgctgtttttgatttttgttatactcttgtgaattctatggtttttactagattacttgtagtttttcatgttgtctgtctgtaatttttgtaatgacttggtgctgcctatcttggccagaacgctcttgaaaaagagattttaaatctcaatgagtccttcctggttaaataaaggttaaaaaaaaaaaattcctgactggttgtatcactgcctggtatggcaactgctcggcctccgaccgcaaggcactacagagggtactgcgtacggcccagtatatcacttgggcaaagcttcctgccatccatgacctctataccaggcggtgtcagaggaaggccctaaaaatgttcaaagactccagccactctagtcatagactgttctctttgctaccgcacagcaagcggtaccggagcgccaagtctaggtccaagaggcttctaaacagcttctatccccaagccataaaactcctgaacatcaaatcaaatggctaccaagactatttgcattgacccccccccccctttttacactgctgctactctctgtttttatcatctatacatagtcactttaataactctacctacatgtacatattacctcaattacattgactaatcggtgcccccgcacattgactctgtaccggtacacccctgtataaagtctcactattgttttttactgctgctctttaattacttattacttttatttcttattcatattattattattttttaactgcattgttgttagaggctcgtaagtaagcatttcactgtaaggcaggggtgtcaaagtcaaatggacggagggccaaataaaaaatgtagctacaagccgaggccggactgttcgaatgttcattgaaaatttttaaatgacgcatatagtctagtgaacctaattgaacctactgaaaacctaacaaatatattccaatatgatcagataaataaagcaatattttcttatggctctgtcagtaatctttaattttcaacagacacaaaagacaaatttcctttatataaaaatccccataacatgaacattaaatgaaagaaaccggtattcaaggcaccatcagtagcctatattttctattttagcaaaagtgggctaaatttacttcaaagaaaaaacaataatagcaattttctatcatccactcaactgaaatatttttaaaatataattggattgaaatacaataaaataaagtgcaaaaatctattaatcaaaaacaacactttgtttaaggagaagtaacatgcagtgaaaacaaatattaaactttaacttttaaacttgaactgagtaaaaactctaaatatgtgattgcacagtaatgttcacttgtttgaggttgagggtgatacttggtggtgtcccatcttttccacaagttcatcaatgttcggggtaaggctctgagctgaggaaatcctcagaaattgagtggaggtgttcagcagtaagtcgacttctgtgtgatgttttgttcaggttcatcaaagaaaacagttgttcacacaggtatgtgctgccaaacatagacaacgtttgagcagcctggatgcgcagctggggcattgtgtcggggaggaaacgggcgaactctgcagcacccactgccgcatattttgccctcagtgcatcattgcattggaggtcaatcaactccatttggaggt
This portion of the Salvelinus sp. IW2-2015 linkage group LG4q.1:29, ASM291031v2, whole genome shotgun sequence genome encodes:
- the LOC111962471 gene encoding E3 ubiquitin-protein ligase Hakai, coding for MYQNDTDLQGTDGSGILGSPDVRRRIPIKLLSKQPVRSKAVNHSQRPLSRLPSKTQSNDEEGFGFKQEDRFERKSGDALGNQRRFPQPLFWDYKLNLVGEKDDTPVHFCEICGLPIKLYGRMIPCKHVFCYDCALLHEKKMEKMCPGLTLYSCTDPVQRVEQCLRGLLYMCSIVPGCKRTYLSQRDLQAHVNHRHMRAAKAAGGGILPRLEPLHPQLASEPPDHHRRLPLPHLAKGHPLIPPQLQGHDPYGQPPPASPSTPSSELGPSGLHRPPLGQETFRIATLTTRKHSNLITVPIQDDSGDSPLPQPAQGMPPPHPHQGDYPGQPHHLMALPPQQQHYGPPPQPPPTLSHPMQHLPQGSGTPHLVYNQVPPMSSGLPPITPLPRHIMGQMPPYMNHPPPPGPLPQHGGPPVNTPPPHHYNPSSMQQDRGTLSPPFNQPGALSPGMWPAPRGTHPPRMQGPPPHGQMPGPPQHPDQSRYRPYYQ